One window from the genome of Bradyrhizobium xenonodulans encodes:
- a CDS encoding bifunctional diguanylate cyclase/phosphodiesterase translates to MRQLVKSSSILVAVGWTDASGNVVAHSYDHVPPRSNISDMSHFLVHRGDARRGLFVAPPYRSAVGDKWFSAASRRLDDPDGSFAGIVTAPLDQSYLLKIYRKIDLGQDGSVVLLHRDGRILARVPEQKGVLGKSVAGGPLFTQYLPAAESGSYELTSPVDGIARIAGYKAVADLPLVMVVTYTRSHVLVPWYRHLYLFGPLAAAIVVIIMAGTFLLRRQTNALSDTSARFDAALSNMPDGLSMFDADARLLIANSRYREMYDLTESQVVPGTPLGDIVGYYKAAGAELDAEEFLEGAKHRAPRILTLADGRIIAILRTPMSDGGWVATHQDITERRRDENLLAENATELKLINTRFDVAISNMSQGLCLFDAEKNLVISNSRYQQMYDLPDELVRPGTPLQQILQYYADRGEADQNLTVNQHLQKMPSQRQQDYQLKNSRQILIQRKPLPDGGWVATHEDVTEQRRGEQMLAEKAAELEAINLRFDAALNNMSQGLCLFDADQRIVVSNARYGEIYHLGRDQIRPGISLAQILEYRREQGTHFADVAPDVYRKQNVKQLSEIRELADGRVVAIARHMMPGDGWLTTHEDITDRARNEKRIAFLAQHDLLTGLANRAVFSEKLDEAARRLERHGSTFTVLMLDLDRFKAVNDTLGHAAGDQLLVEVARRLQSSLRDTDVLARLGGDEFAIIQENEKNQSEGAIGLALRIIGLIEQPFDLSGNRVSVGTSIGIALAPEHGSDAETLLRKADIALYATKSAGRNDYRVFQTDMTESADTKKSMEVELREAMARDEFELHYQPVVDARARAVSGMEAFVRWHHPSKGVLLPGQFLGAAESAGLLLPLGEWILQQACLDAAAWPAHVRIAVNVSAAQLHRGDFFDVVLCALVESGLSPERLELEVNSGAVLDGNPAAQLLTMRQLKNLGVSIVLDDCGMGYSAASFLQGFPFDKIKIDRAIVQGCTARRDCAAAVASAIALANGLDIATVAKGVESRQQFESLVATGVDFVQGYLFGRPVPCSDVDFEMTIPAEQHVA, encoded by the coding sequence TTGCGCCAGCTCGTGAAGAGCTCATCCATCCTCGTTGCAGTCGGCTGGACCGATGCGTCCGGGAACGTCGTGGCTCATTCCTATGATCATGTGCCGCCGCGCAGCAACATCTCGGATATGTCCCACTTTCTCGTTCATCGCGGCGATGCGAGGCGTGGTCTGTTTGTTGCGCCGCCCTATCGCTCGGCAGTCGGTGACAAATGGTTCAGCGCCGCGTCCCGTCGGCTTGATGATCCTGACGGCAGCTTTGCAGGAATCGTCACCGCGCCGCTGGATCAATCCTATCTTCTCAAGATCTATCGCAAGATCGATCTCGGCCAAGACGGCTCGGTGGTTCTGCTGCATCGTGACGGCCGGATTCTGGCGCGGGTGCCGGAACAGAAGGGCGTCCTCGGCAAATCTGTCGCGGGAGGCCCCCTCTTCACACAATATTTGCCGGCCGCCGAGTCAGGCTCTTACGAGCTGACCAGTCCGGTTGACGGCATCGCGCGCATCGCTGGCTACAAGGCTGTCGCTGACCTGCCGCTCGTCATGGTGGTGACTTATACCCGCAGTCATGTGCTGGTGCCATGGTATCGGCACCTCTACCTGTTCGGCCCGCTGGCTGCTGCGATCGTCGTCATCATCATGGCCGGCACATTCCTGCTGCGGCGGCAGACGAACGCGCTTTCGGACACAAGTGCCCGGTTCGACGCTGCATTGAGCAACATGCCGGATGGGCTCAGCATGTTCGACGCGGATGCGAGGCTGCTGATCGCCAACAGCCGTTACCGCGAGATGTATGATCTGACGGAGTCGCAGGTCGTACCTGGAACGCCGCTCGGCGACATCGTCGGCTACTACAAGGCTGCGGGAGCCGAACTTGATGCGGAGGAATTCCTCGAGGGCGCAAAGCACCGGGCGCCGCGGATCCTCACGCTTGCCGACGGCCGGATCATCGCGATCCTGCGCACGCCCATGTCCGACGGCGGCTGGGTGGCTACCCATCAGGACATCACCGAGCGGCGGCGGGACGAGAACCTGCTGGCCGAGAATGCCACCGAGCTGAAGCTCATCAATACGCGGTTCGATGTTGCAATCAGCAACATGTCGCAGGGCCTGTGTCTGTTCGATGCGGAGAAGAATCTCGTGATCTCGAACAGCCGCTATCAGCAGATGTACGACCTGCCGGACGAGCTCGTCAGGCCTGGTACACCATTGCAGCAGATATTGCAGTACTATGCGGACCGCGGCGAAGCAGACCAGAACCTGACGGTGAATCAGCACCTTCAGAAGATGCCGAGCCAGCGCCAGCAGGACTATCAACTGAAGAACAGCCGCCAGATCCTGATCCAGCGCAAGCCGCTGCCGGATGGCGGCTGGGTCGCGACGCATGAAGACGTCACCGAGCAGAGGCGCGGCGAGCAGATGCTGGCAGAGAAAGCCGCCGAACTGGAGGCCATCAACCTTCGCTTCGATGCCGCCCTCAACAACATGTCCCAGGGGCTTTGCCTGTTCGATGCGGATCAGAGGATCGTGGTCTCGAACGCTCGCTACGGGGAGATCTATCACCTCGGCCGCGATCAGATAAGACCAGGCATCTCGCTAGCACAGATCCTCGAATATCGCCGCGAGCAGGGCACCCATTTCGCCGACGTCGCACCGGACGTCTATCGCAAGCAGAACGTGAAGCAGCTGAGCGAAATCCGCGAGCTCGCGGACGGACGGGTGGTCGCGATCGCGCGGCACATGATGCCCGGCGACGGCTGGCTCACGACCCACGAGGACATTACGGACCGCGCGAGAAATGAGAAGCGGATCGCGTTCCTGGCGCAGCACGACCTGCTCACGGGCCTGGCGAACCGCGCCGTGTTCTCCGAGAAGCTGGACGAGGCGGCGCGGCGGCTCGAGCGGCACGGCTCGACATTCACCGTTCTGATGCTCGACCTCGACAGGTTCAAGGCCGTCAACGATACGCTCGGTCACGCCGCGGGCGACCAGCTTCTTGTTGAAGTGGCGCGGCGATTGCAATCGTCGCTTCGGGATACCGACGTGCTGGCGCGCCTTGGCGGGGACGAATTTGCGATCATCCAGGAGAATGAAAAGAATCAAAGCGAAGGTGCGATTGGCCTGGCGCTGAGGATCATCGGCCTGATCGAGCAACCCTTCGACCTCAGTGGCAATCGGGTCAGCGTCGGGACCAGTATCGGAATTGCCCTCGCGCCGGAGCATGGCTCGGATGCCGAAACCCTGCTCAGGAAGGCCGACATCGCGCTCTACGCGACAAAGTCGGCCGGCCGGAACGACTACCGTGTCTTCCAGACCGACATGACCGAATCCGCCGATACCAAGAAGTCGATGGAGGTCGAACTGCGGGAGGCGATGGCCCGTGACGAATTCGAGTTGCACTATCAACCGGTGGTCGATGCAAGGGCCCGCGCGGTGAGCGGGATGGAAGCTTTCGTGCGCTGGCATCATCCGTCAAAGGGTGTGCTGCTGCCCGGACAGTTCCTGGGAGCGGCCGAGTCGGCGGGACTGTTGTTGCCTCTTGGAGAATGGATCCTGCAGCAGGCGTGTCTGGACGCTGCCGCTTGGCCGGCGCATGTCAGGATCGCCGTCAACGTCAGCGCCGCCCAGTTGCACAGGGGGGACTTTTTCGATGTGGTGCTATGTGCCTTGGTCGAGAGCGGCCTCTCGCCCGAACGGCTCGAGCTCGAGGTTAATTCCGGCGCGGTGCTCGACGGGAATCCAGCGGCACAGCTGCTCACGATGCGGCAGTTGAAGAATCTGGGCGTCTCGATCGTGCTCGACGATTGCGGAATGGGGTATTCGGCGGCCAGTTTTCTCCAGGGGTTCCCGTTCGACAAGATCAAGATTGATCGGGCGATCGTGCAGGGATGCACGGCCCGAAGGGATTGCGCTGCCGCGGTTGCCTCGGCGATCGCCCTCGCCAATGGTCTCGACATCGCAACGGTCGCGAAGGGGGTCGAAAGCCGGCAGCAGTTCGAAAGCCTGGTCGCGACAGGCGTGGATTTCGTTCAGGGCTATCTTTTCGGACGTCCCGTACCCTGCTCCGACGTCGATTTTGAGATGACGATTCCGGCGGAGCAGCATGTCGCCTGA
- the ilvC gene encoding ketol-acid reductoisomerase, whose product MRVYYDRDADLNLIKGKKVAIVGYGSQGHAHALNLKDSGVKDVAIALRKDSGSVKKAEAAGFKVMEVAEAAKWADLVMMLTPDELQGDIYREHLHDNMKKGAALVFAHGLNVHFNLLDPRADLDVLMIAPKGPGHTVRSEYQRGGGVPCLIAIAKDVSGNAHDLGLSYASAVGGGRAGIIETTFKEECETDLFGEQVVLCGGLVELIKGGYETLVEAGYAPEMAYFECLHEVKLIVDLIYEGGIANMNYSISNTAEYGEYVTGPRIVTAETKAEMKRVLADIQGGKFARDWMLENKVNQTSFKATRAKLAQHPIEEVGAKLRDMMPWIKKGALVDKSKN is encoded by the coding sequence ATGCGTGTTTATTACGATCGCGACGCCGACCTGAACCTGATCAAGGGCAAGAAGGTCGCCATCGTCGGCTATGGCAGCCAGGGCCACGCCCATGCGCTCAACCTCAAGGACTCCGGCGTCAAGGACGTGGCGATTGCGCTGCGCAAGGACTCGGGCTCGGTCAAGAAGGCGGAAGCCGCCGGCTTCAAGGTGATGGAAGTCGCCGAAGCCGCCAAATGGGCCGACCTCGTCATGATGCTGACCCCGGACGAGCTCCAGGGCGACATCTACCGCGAGCACCTGCACGACAACATGAAGAAGGGCGCGGCCCTCGTGTTCGCGCACGGCCTCAACGTGCACTTCAACCTGCTCGATCCGCGCGCCGACCTCGACGTGCTGATGATCGCGCCGAAGGGCCCCGGCCACACCGTGCGCTCCGAGTATCAGCGCGGCGGCGGCGTGCCCTGCCTGATCGCCATCGCCAAGGACGTCTCGGGCAACGCCCATGACCTCGGCCTGTCCTACGCCTCCGCCGTCGGCGGCGGCCGCGCCGGCATCATCGAGACCACCTTCAAGGAAGAGTGCGAGACCGACCTGTTCGGCGAGCAGGTCGTGCTCTGCGGCGGCCTGGTCGAGCTGATCAAGGGCGGCTACGAGACCCTGGTCGAAGCCGGCTACGCCCCGGAGATGGCCTATTTCGAGTGCCTGCACGAAGTGAAGTTGATCGTCGACCTGATCTATGAAGGCGGCATCGCCAACATGAACTACTCGATCTCCAACACCGCCGAGTACGGCGAGTACGTCACCGGGCCGCGCATCGTCACCGCCGAGACCAAGGCCGAGATGAAGCGCGTTCTCGCCGACATCCAGGGCGGCAAGTTCGCCCGCGACTGGATGCTCGAGAACAAGGTCAACCAGACCTCGTTCAAGGCGACCCGCGCCAAGCTCGCCCAGCACCCGATCGAGGAAGTCGGCGCGAAGCTGCGCGACATGATGCCCTGGATCAAGAAGGGCGCGCTGGTCGACAAGAGCAAGAACTAA
- a CDS encoding LysE family translocator: MSQSLLYAFFAFMTVMYFTPGPNNIMLLSSGLTYGFRRTVPHIAGVVIGFAFMVAAVGVGLGTVFLAYPILQTILKYAGAAYLIYLAAVIATSGPTRPGGDGGRGPMTFWGAAMFQWINAKGWVIVIGTITAYAAIAQFPFNIAIQTLTTLLIGTISTVVWALFGSALRPVLTSERLVRAFNILMAILLLASLYPVFMDA, encoded by the coding sequence ATGTCCCAGTCGCTGCTCTATGCCTTTTTCGCCTTCATGACCGTGATGTATTTCACGCCCGGGCCGAACAACATCATGCTGCTGTCCTCGGGGCTGACTTATGGCTTCCGGCGCACCGTCCCGCACATCGCCGGCGTCGTCATCGGCTTTGCCTTCATGGTCGCAGCGGTCGGCGTCGGGCTCGGCACCGTGTTCCTGGCCTATCCGATCCTTCAGACGATCCTGAAATATGCCGGTGCGGCCTATCTGATCTATCTTGCTGCCGTGATTGCCACGTCCGGCCCGACCAGGCCGGGCGGCGACGGCGGCCGCGGCCCGATGACCTTCTGGGGCGCCGCCATGTTCCAATGGATCAACGCAAAAGGCTGGGTGATCGTGATCGGCACCATCACGGCCTATGCGGCTATCGCCCAATTCCCCTTCAACATCGCGATCCAGACCCTGACCACCCTGCTCATTGGCACGATCTCGACCGTGGTCTGGGCCCTGTTCGGCTCCGCATTGCGGCCGGTCCTGACCTCGGAGCGGCTGGTCCGCGCCTTCAACATCCTGATGGCGATCCTGCTGCTGGCCTCCCTCTACCCCGTCTTCATGGATGCATGA